A region from the Streptomyces tsukubensis genome encodes:
- a CDS encoding NAD(P)H-binding protein, with protein MTNLVAGATGTVGRRIVAELLDRGRAVRALTRDPSKADFPEGVEVFEGDLTDPETLVAALEGVTGLHLITFGGPYFTPLETGPRILELAREAGVRRITVLNGGGDTPLETAVRASDFAWTVVMPVEFMANALSWADAIRESDEVREPFVDRLSAMVHEGDIGAVAAVALTEDGHAGQTYLLSGPEVLTVKDKTTTLARARGRDIALVELGRDEAIAQWREAGQPEDVIDFLLEVYGNTPEVGRTVNDTVQRVTGRPARTFDEWAREHAAAFTA; from the coding sequence ATGACGAACCTCGTAGCAGGAGCAACCGGAACCGTCGGCCGCCGGATCGTGGCCGAACTGCTCGACCGGGGCCGGGCGGTCCGCGCCCTGACCCGTGATCCCTCCAAGGCGGACTTCCCCGAGGGCGTGGAGGTCTTCGAAGGCGATCTGACGGATCCCGAGACCCTGGTGGCCGCGTTGGAGGGAGTGACGGGCCTCCACCTGATCACCTTCGGCGGCCCGTACTTCACGCCCCTGGAGACCGGCCCCCGCATCCTCGAACTGGCCCGGGAGGCGGGCGTCCGCCGGATCACCGTCCTCAACGGCGGCGGGGACACCCCGCTGGAGACCGCGGTCCGCGCGTCGGACTTCGCGTGGACCGTGGTCATGCCGGTCGAGTTCATGGCGAACGCGCTGTCCTGGGCGGATGCGATCCGCGAGAGCGACGAGGTGCGCGAGCCCTTCGTCGACCGGCTCAGCGCGATGGTCCACGAGGGCGATATCGGCGCGGTCGCGGCGGTGGCGCTGACGGAGGACGGCCATGCGGGGCAGACGTACCTGCTCAGCGGCCCGGAGGTGCTGACGGTCAAGGACAAGACGACGACCCTGGCCCGGGCGCGCGGCCGGGACATCGCGCTGGTGGAGCTGGGCCGGGACGAGGCGATCGCGCAGTGGCGCGAGGCGGGACAGCCGGAGGACGTCATCGACTTCCTGCTGGAGGTGTACGGGAACACTCCGGAGGTCGGCCGCACCGTGAACGACACGGTGCAGCGGGTCACCGGCCGTCCGGCCCGCACGTTCGACGAGTGGGCGAGGGAACACGCGGCGGCGTTCACGGCGTGA
- a CDS encoding diacylglycerol kinase family protein translates to MSAHDQLLVVIDPVARRNDGESVRIAKDVLCGGSRAKICLPESPEEFARALARRGSRRPVIVGDDRALLRAVALLHRDRPPGDGTLSLVPVGPGVGLAHSLGVPPGPVAAARAVLDGVVRRLDLLVDESDGIVVGDVAIPAPPGGRGGAGTALRGAWRALFRGRRGARRAAPAPEPGPGHRLRVEADGALLCDLHQEVAGVTLRTAHGRAVVTVHHPAPGRPVTVKASTVTVSGADFRYRADTTVTGPVRTRTWVLRAGAWGLTLP, encoded by the coding sequence GTGTCGGCTCACGACCAGCTCCTGGTGGTCATCGACCCGGTCGCCCGCCGTAATGACGGCGAGTCCGTGCGGATCGCGAAAGATGTGCTGTGCGGTGGATCGCGGGCGAAAATCTGCCTTCCGGAGAGTCCGGAGGAGTTCGCCAGGGCGCTCGCCCGGCGGGGCTCCCGGCGGCCCGTGATCGTCGGCGACGACCGGGCGCTGCTGCGCGCGGTCGCCCTGCTGCACCGCGACCGGCCGCCGGGCGACGGCACGCTCTCCCTGGTCCCGGTGGGGCCCGGGGTGGGGCTCGCGCACTCCCTGGGCGTGCCGCCGGGGCCGGTCGCGGCGGCGCGTGCGGTGCTGGACGGGGTGGTGCGCCGGCTCGACCTGCTGGTCGACGAGAGCGACGGGATCGTGGTCGGGGATGTGGCCATCCCGGCGCCGCCGGGCGGCCGCGGCGGGGCCGGGACGGCGCTGCGGGGCGCGTGGCGGGCGCTGTTCCGGGGGCGGCGGGGAGCGCGGCGGGCCGCACCCGCGCCCGAGCCCGGTCCCGGCCACCGGCTGCGGGTGGAGGCGGACGGCGCGCTGCTGTGCGATCTCCACCAGGAAGTGGCAGGAGTCACTCTCCGTACGGCGCACGGGCGTGCGGTGGTCACCGTGCACCACCCCGCGCCGGGCCGGCCGGTCACCGTGAAGGCGTCGACGGTGACGGTCTCCGGAGCGGACTTCCGCTACCGGGCGGACACGACGGTCACGGGACCGGTGAGGACGAGGACGTGGGTGCTGAGGGCGGGGGCGTGGGGCCTGACCCTGCCGTGA
- a CDS encoding RICIN domain-containing protein, whose protein sequence is MRSVLKASAAVVAAAGALALGMSGTATAGAPVPVTEGAAAAAVSVQKVTLRLASDPGQTADVSGASTENGANVIQWALTRNTNQLWEPEATGGGYYRFKAVHSGLCLNVKGAGNEDGAQIIQWTCGTDANEQWKFVAKGNGYQLVARSSGKCLNVEGGVGQGRNLIQWTCTADGAANDVWLPVWETV, encoded by the coding sequence ATGCGTTCTGTGCTGAAGGCGAGTGCCGCTGTTGTCGCGGCTGCCGGTGCGCTGGCCCTGGGGATGTCCGGTACGGCGACGGCGGGCGCGCCGGTGCCGGTGACGGAGGGCGCCGCGGCTGCCGCGGTGAGCGTCCAGAAGGTCACGCTGCGGCTGGCGAGCGACCCGGGTCAGACCGCCGACGTCAGTGGTGCGTCCACCGAGAACGGCGCGAACGTCATCCAGTGGGCGCTGACGCGCAACACCAACCAGCTCTGGGAGCCGGAGGCGACGGGCGGCGGCTACTACCGCTTCAAGGCGGTCCACAGCGGGCTCTGTCTGAACGTCAAGGGCGCCGGCAACGAGGACGGCGCGCAGATCATCCAGTGGACCTGCGGCACCGACGCCAACGAGCAGTGGAAGTTCGTCGCGAAGGGCAACGGCTACCAGCTCGTGGCCCGCTCCAGCGGTAAGTGCCTCAACGTCGAGGGCGGGGTCGGCCAGGGCCGCAACCTCATCCAGTGGACCTGCACGGCCGACGGCGCGGCCAACGACGTCTGGCTGCCGGTCTGGGAGACCGTCTGA
- a CDS encoding ABC transporter ATP-binding protein: protein MSMETTAWVQAYRAMHAEQDRRPFNRASLRRIGEFARPHRRRIAQFLALSVATALLAVATPVLAGRVVNTIVSGGETGTVVKIAVLIAVIAVAEAGLGLVERLLSARLGEGLILDLRKAVFDHVQKMPVAFFTRTRTGALVSRLNNDVIGAQRAFSTTLSGVAGDLVTLLFTLVVMLTLSWQITLLALVLLPVFVLPARRMGTRMAALQREGARLDAEMGTRMTERFSAPGATLVKLFGRPDEESREFAQRARRVRDIGVRTAMAQTVFITALTLVSALALALVYGLGGWYALRGSMEPGAVVALALLLTRLYAPLTALAGARVEVMSALVSFERVFEVLDLKPLIEEADDARETPGGALSVEFDDVRFGYPSADKISLASLEEVAALDTRGGDEVLKGISFRAEPGQTIALVGTSGAGKSTIAGLLPRLYDVDSGAIRIGGVDVRGLTAESLRATVGMVTQDGHLFHESVRANLQLARPEATEDDLWSALERARLAPLVRALPDGLDTVVGERGYRLSGGERQRMTIARLLLARQRVVILDEATAHLDNTSEAAVQAALAEALADRTALVIAHRLSTVRAADQILVVEDGRVVERGTHDALLAAGGRYAELHDTQFAEGFAERLAEEGTRAAV, encoded by the coding sequence ATGAGTATGGAGACCACGGCCTGGGTGCAGGCCTACCGCGCCATGCACGCCGAGCAGGACCGGCGTCCCTTCAACCGGGCGAGCCTGCGGCGGATCGGGGAGTTCGCCCGGCCTCACCGCAGACGCATCGCACAGTTCCTCGCGCTCAGCGTCGCCACCGCACTGCTGGCCGTCGCCACACCCGTACTCGCCGGGCGGGTCGTGAACACGATCGTCAGCGGCGGCGAGACCGGGACCGTGGTGAAGATCGCGGTGCTGATCGCGGTCATCGCCGTCGCCGAGGCCGGACTCGGCCTGGTCGAGCGCCTGTTGTCGGCACGGCTCGGGGAGGGGCTCATCCTCGACCTGCGGAAGGCCGTCTTCGACCATGTGCAGAAGATGCCCGTCGCCTTCTTCACCCGGACCCGTACCGGCGCGCTGGTCAGCAGGCTCAACAACGACGTCATCGGCGCGCAGCGGGCCTTCAGCACCACACTGTCCGGGGTCGCCGGGGATCTGGTGACACTGCTGTTCACGCTCGTCGTGATGCTCACCCTCTCGTGGCAGATCACCCTCCTCGCGCTGGTCCTGCTGCCGGTGTTCGTGCTGCCCGCGCGGCGCATGGGCACCCGGATGGCCGCCCTCCAGCGGGAAGGGGCCCGGCTCGACGCGGAGATGGGGACGCGGATGACCGAACGGTTCTCCGCGCCCGGGGCGACCCTGGTGAAGCTGTTCGGGCGGCCCGACGAGGAGTCGCGCGAGTTCGCCCAACGGGCCCGCCGGGTACGGGACATCGGTGTCCGTACGGCGATGGCGCAGACCGTCTTCATCACCGCGCTGACCCTGGTCTCCGCGCTCGCGCTGGCCCTGGTCTACGGACTCGGCGGCTGGTACGCGCTGCGCGGCAGCATGGAGCCCGGGGCCGTCGTCGCCCTCGCCCTGCTGCTGACCAGGCTCTACGCCCCGCTGACCGCGCTGGCGGGCGCCCGGGTCGAGGTGATGAGCGCGCTCGTCAGCTTCGAGCGGGTCTTCGAGGTCCTCGACCTCAAGCCGCTGATCGAAGAGGCGGACGATGCCCGCGAGACGCCCGGCGGCGCGCTGTCGGTGGAGTTCGACGACGTGCGGTTCGGCTACCCGTCCGCCGACAAGATCTCCCTCGCGTCGCTGGAGGAGGTCGCGGCGCTGGACACCCGCGGCGGCGACGAGGTCCTCAAGGGAATCTCGTTCCGCGCCGAACCGGGGCAGACGATCGCCCTCGTCGGTACCTCGGGCGCGGGCAAGTCGACGATCGCGGGCCTGCTGCCGCGGCTGTACGACGTGGATTCCGGGGCGATCCGGATCGGCGGGGTCGACGTCCGCGGGCTGACGGCGGAATCGCTGCGGGCCACCGTCGGCATGGTCACCCAGGACGGACACCTCTTCCACGAGTCCGTACGGGCGAATCTGCAGCTCGCCCGGCCGGAAGCGACCGAGGACGACCTGTGGTCCGCGCTGGAACGGGCCCGGCTGGCCCCACTCGTACGCGCCCTGCCGGACGGTCTCGACACCGTCGTCGGCGAACGCGGCTACCGGCTCTCCGGCGGCGAGCGGCAGCGCATGACCATCGCCCGGCTGCTGCTGGCCCGGCAGCGGGTGGTGATCCTCGACGAGGCGACCGCACATCTCGACAACACCTCGGAGGCGGCGGTCCAGGCCGCGCTCGCGGAGGCGCTCGCCGACCGTACGGCCCTGGTCATCGCCCACCGGCTGTCCACGGTCCGGGCGGCGGACCAGATCCTGGTGGTCGAGGACGGCCGGGTGGTGGAGCGGGGGACGCACGATGCGCTGCTGGCGGCGGGGGGACGGTACGCGGAGCTGCACGACACGCAGTTCGCGGAAGGCTTCGCGGAACGCCTCGCGGAAGAGGGGACGCGGGCTGCGGTCTAG
- a CDS encoding pyridoxamine 5'-phosphate oxidase family protein, which translates to MAQGPAPRALSDAALSRLLSDGRFGTLATVKRSGHPHLATMLYHWDPETRTVRFSTLEDRLKAVHVRTDPRASVHVQGPDIWSFAVAEGEAEVSAPTTAPGDGTGRELLSMIPAESRPSPAEETAWFEQQVAERRVVIRLKATRLYGTALDISG; encoded by the coding sequence ATGGCCCAAGGACCCGCCCCCCGAGCCCTGTCCGACGCCGCGCTGTCGCGCCTGCTGAGCGATGGCCGGTTCGGCACGCTCGCGACCGTGAAGCGCAGCGGTCATCCGCATCTGGCGACGATGCTGTACCACTGGGACCCGGAGACCCGGACCGTACGGTTCTCCACCCTCGAAGACCGCCTCAAGGCGGTCCACGTCCGGACCGACCCCCGGGCCTCGGTCCATGTCCAGGGCCCCGACATCTGGTCCTTCGCGGTGGCCGAGGGCGAGGCGGAGGTGTCCGCACCGACGACCGCCCCCGGGGACGGGACCGGCCGGGAACTCCTCTCGATGATCCCCGCGGAATCCCGCCCGTCCCCGGCGGAGGAGACCGCCTGGTTCGAACAGCAGGTGGCCGAGCGCCGCGTGGTGATCCGTCTGAAGGCAACCAGGCTCTACGGCACGGCGCTGGACATCAGCGGCTAG
- a CDS encoding alpha/beta hydrolase, which translates to MAEPSVPESQASGASGSSGRNADAPVPGCLGLPVPDFRAAALPDPGSGSDPGSEPEPEPDAAALARDAAEAEAAFAHPPVAPDTTWAYGDHPDQIVDLYAPRGPERESAPLVVVFHGGAWRSPYDRVHISPFADFLARRGFAVASVEYRRGRDIPQPRVSASSGAADTAAPVAGRWPETFDDVAAAMDALPEAVARLLPGADLRRTVLTGHSAGGHLALWAAARHVLPRGSAWRTEAPAHLRGVVALAPLADLAKAAELGVCGGAVRQLLGEGTEFAERCALADPALLLPTGIATVVVQGQEDIVVPPAVADAYAEAAAKAGEAVGLTLLPEVGHFPLIDPGADACAVAAEEIAQLAW; encoded by the coding sequence ATGGCGGAACCCAGCGTGCCGGAATCTCAAGCCTCGGGTGCTTCGGGCTCCTCGGGCCGGAACGCCGACGCACCGGTACCGGGGTGCCTCGGGCTGCCGGTACCGGACTTCCGGGCCGCCGCACTTCCGGACCCGGGCTCGGGCTCGGACCCGGGCTCGGAGCCGGAGCCGGAGCCGGACGCCGCCGCCCTCGCGCGGGACGCCGCCGAGGCGGAGGCCGCGTTCGCGCACCCTCCCGTGGCACCCGATACGACCTGGGCGTACGGCGACCACCCCGACCAGATCGTCGACCTCTACGCGCCCCGCGGCCCGGAGCGGGAGAGCGCGCCGCTGGTCGTGGTCTTCCACGGAGGCGCCTGGCGCTCCCCGTACGACCGTGTGCACATCAGCCCGTTCGCGGACTTCCTCGCCCGGCGGGGTTTCGCGGTGGCGAGCGTCGAGTACCGCCGCGGCCGGGACATCCCGCAGCCGCGCGTCTCCGCCTCCTCCGGTGCGGCCGACACCGCCGCGCCGGTCGCCGGGCGCTGGCCGGAGACCTTCGACGACGTGGCGGCGGCCATGGACGCGCTGCCGGAGGCGGTGGCGCGGCTGCTGCCCGGCGCCGACCTGCGGCGCACGGTGCTGACCGGCCACTCCGCGGGCGGCCATCTCGCGCTCTGGGCGGCGGCCCGCCATGTCCTCCCCCGGGGCTCCGCCTGGCGCACCGAAGCGCCCGCGCATCTGCGCGGCGTGGTGGCGCTGGCGCCTCTCGCGGACCTGGCCAAGGCCGCGGAGCTGGGGGTGTGCGGCGGGGCGGTACGGCAACTGCTGGGCGAAGGCACCGAGTTCGCGGAGCGCTGCGCCCTGGCCGATCCGGCGCTGCTGCTGCCCACCGGGATCGCGACGGTCGTGGTCCAGGGGCAGGAGGACATCGTCGTACCCCCGGCGGTGGCGGACGCCTATGCGGAGGCGGCGGCGAAGGCCGGGGAGGCGGTGGGGCTGACCCTGCTGCCGGAGGTGGGCCACTTCCCGCTGATCGACCCGGGGGCGGATGCCTGCGCGGTGGCGGCGGAGGAGATCGCGCAGCTGGCGTGGTGA
- a CDS encoding cytochrome P450, giving the protein MDALFEPWSPAFVADPYPAYERLRADGRVHWFEPTRQWLVPHYADVSALLRDRRLGRTYLHRFSHEEFGRTAPPPEHEPFHTLNDNGILDLEAPDHTRIRRLVTKAFTPRTVAALEPTVRRLAAELVAGLKKDGGGDLLADIAEPLPVAVIAEMLGIPEPDRYLLRPWSADICGMFELNPSEETARKAVTASVEFSAYLRTLIAQRRTDPGEDLISALIAAYDEGDRLSEQEMISTCVLLLNAGHEATVNTTANGWWTLFRHPEQLAALRADHALLPTAVEELMRFDTPLQMFERWVLDDIEIGGTVVPRGAELALLFGSANRDPERFDDPDRLDLSRTDNPHITFGAGIHFCLGAPLARIELAASFGELLREAPTMRLAGEPEWKPGYVIRGVHALPVEL; this is encoded by the coding sequence ATGGACGCACTTTTCGAGCCATGGTCACCCGCCTTCGTCGCTGATCCGTACCCCGCCTACGAGCGGCTGCGGGCCGATGGGCGGGTGCACTGGTTCGAGCCGACGCGGCAGTGGCTGGTCCCCCACTACGCCGATGTGTCGGCGCTGCTGCGGGACCGCAGGCTGGGGCGGACGTACCTCCACCGCTTCAGCCACGAGGAGTTCGGCCGGACGGCCCCGCCGCCGGAGCACGAGCCGTTCCACACCCTCAACGACAACGGGATCCTCGACCTGGAGGCCCCGGACCACACCAGGATCCGGCGGCTGGTCACCAAGGCGTTCACGCCCCGGACGGTGGCCGCGCTGGAGCCGACCGTGCGCAGGCTGGCGGCGGAGCTGGTCGCCGGGCTGAAGAAGGACGGCGGCGGGGACCTGCTGGCGGATATCGCGGAACCGCTGCCGGTCGCGGTGATCGCGGAGATGCTGGGCATCCCGGAGCCGGACCGGTATCTGCTGCGGCCCTGGTCCGCCGATATCTGCGGGATGTTCGAGCTGAACCCGTCGGAGGAGACCGCGCGGAAGGCGGTGACGGCGTCGGTCGAATTCTCCGCGTATCTGCGGACGCTGATCGCCCAGCGGCGCACCGACCCGGGCGAGGACCTGATCTCGGCGCTGATCGCCGCCTACGACGAGGGCGACCGGCTCAGCGAGCAGGAGATGATCTCCACCTGTGTGCTGTTGCTGAACGCGGGCCACGAGGCGACCGTGAACACCACGGCCAACGGCTGGTGGACGCTCTTCCGCCACCCGGAGCAGCTGGCCGCCCTCCGCGCCGACCATGCGCTGCTGCCGACGGCGGTGGAGGAGCTGATGCGCTTCGACACCCCGCTCCAGATGTTCGAGCGGTGGGTCCTCGACGATATCGAGATCGGCGGCACGGTCGTCCCGCGCGGCGCCGAACTGGCCCTGCTCTTCGGCTCGGCCAACCGCGACCCGGAGCGCTTCGACGATCCGGACCGGCTCGACCTGTCCCGTACCGACAATCCGCACATCACCTTCGGCGCGGGCATCCACTTCTGCCTGGGCGCCCCGCTGGCCCGGATCGAACTGGCGGCCTCCTTCGGCGAACTGCTCCGCGAGGCCCCGACGATGCGCCTGGCGGGGGAGCCGGAGTGGAAGCCGGGCTATGTGATCAGGGGCGTCCACGCACTGCCGGTGGAGCTGTAA
- a CDS encoding sensor histidine kinase — MTETNRSPEYHLAVGVLHGLREDLIHDAFAYRPLPPMRTDGPLLGGLPDLIRKGVQWVPHAFILSVAAVIAMAGLVYQGLNADMFFENMLPAALIALAVIRPVGAFWLTLTAPTWTSLFTGYYDSYHWLPGAFVAHLLIMFVIAVRSRPRTAAWMWLLTTASSVGAEVVIGDFYFQNNPQMFLASAVVLVVAVAISVRRTADQEVRAERTVTAVERGKRTVLEERTTIARELHDVVAHHMSVVAIQAEAAPYRVEDPPEELVKAFATIRENAVSALTELRRILGVVRAEDYEAPDAPQPVLADLDSLVANVRETGLDAEKIVTGAVRPLPQGVELSAYRIVQEALSNVLRHAPGATARVEVSYVLGGLGLRVVNTAPQGEVRPSPGAGHGITGMRERIAMLGGELTAGATRDGGYEVVAFVPVALTEQETTPEPEPAGPERARATGNPGTHGTGPAAGEERRTVILEKPTAVTAPTEEKPS; from the coding sequence GTGACCGAGACGAACCGCAGCCCCGAATACCACCTGGCCGTCGGGGTCCTCCACGGCCTACGGGAGGACCTCATCCACGACGCCTTCGCCTACCGCCCCTTGCCGCCGATGCGAACCGACGGGCCCCTGCTCGGAGGGCTGCCCGACCTGATACGGAAGGGCGTGCAATGGGTACCGCACGCCTTCATACTCTCCGTCGCGGCCGTCATCGCCATGGCCGGACTGGTCTACCAGGGGCTGAACGCCGACATGTTCTTCGAAAACATGCTGCCGGCCGCGCTGATCGCCCTTGCCGTGATCCGGCCCGTCGGCGCCTTCTGGCTCACCCTGACCGCGCCCACCTGGACCTCGCTGTTCACCGGCTACTACGACTCCTACCACTGGCTGCCGGGCGCCTTCGTCGCCCATCTGCTGATCATGTTCGTGATCGCGGTCCGGTCCCGGCCCAGGACCGCCGCCTGGATGTGGCTGCTCACCACCGCCAGCAGCGTCGGCGCCGAGGTCGTCATCGGCGACTTCTACTTCCAGAACAATCCGCAGATGTTCCTGGCCTCCGCCGTGGTGCTCGTGGTGGCCGTCGCGATCAGTGTCCGCAGGACCGCCGACCAGGAGGTGCGCGCCGAGCGGACCGTGACCGCCGTGGAGCGCGGCAAGCGGACCGTACTGGAGGAGCGCACGACCATCGCCCGCGAACTGCACGACGTCGTCGCCCACCACATGTCCGTGGTGGCCATCCAGGCCGAGGCCGCGCCCTACCGCGTCGAGGACCCGCCCGAGGAGCTGGTGAAGGCCTTCGCCACCATCCGCGAGAACGCCGTCTCCGCCCTGACCGAGCTGCGCCGCATCCTCGGGGTCGTCCGCGCGGAGGACTACGAGGCGCCCGACGCGCCCCAGCCCGTCCTCGCCGACCTCGACAGCCTCGTCGCCAATGTCCGGGAGACCGGTCTCGACGCGGAGAAGATCGTCACCGGAGCGGTCCGGCCCCTTCCCCAGGGCGTCGAGCTGTCCGCGTACCGCATCGTGCAGGAAGCGCTGAGCAACGTGCTGCGCCATGCGCCCGGCGCGACCGCCCGGGTGGAGGTCAGCTATGTCCTCGGGGGGCTCGGGCTGCGGGTGGTGAACACCGCGCCGCAGGGCGAGGTGCGGCCGTCGCCGGGCGCCGGGCACGGGATCACCGGGATGCGGGAGCGGATCGCGATGCTCGGCGGCGAGCTGACGGCCGGGGCGACGCGGGACGGCGGGTACGAGGTGGTCGCGTTCGTCCCGGTCGCGCTCACGGAGCAGGAGACGACGCCGGAGCCGGAGCCGGCGGGACCGGAGCGGGCGCGTGCCACCGGGAACCCCGGCACCCACGGTACGGGCCCGGCGGCCGGAGAGGAGCGGCGGACCGTCATCCTGGAGAAGCCCACCGCCGTGACCGCCCCCACCGAGGAGAAGCCCTCATGA
- a CDS encoding response regulator gives MTASAIRVMICDDQMMVREGFSVLLNAMPDIEVVGEAVNGREAVTKVAELAPDVILMDIRMPELNGIEATREIVASAAETKVLVLTTFDLDEYVYQALRAGASGFLLKDASARQLADGVRVVAAGEALLAPTVTRRLITEFSRITQAPKAGAVAQVGDLTERETEVLVLIAQGLSNAEIAEHLVVAESTIKTHVSRVLVKLGLRDRTQAAVFAYEARLVTPS, from the coding sequence ATGACCGCCTCCGCCATCCGCGTCATGATCTGCGACGACCAGATGATGGTCCGGGAAGGCTTCTCCGTCCTCCTCAACGCCATGCCGGACATCGAGGTCGTCGGTGAGGCCGTCAACGGCCGCGAGGCGGTCACCAAGGTCGCCGAGCTGGCGCCCGACGTGATCCTGATGGACATCCGGATGCCGGAGCTGAACGGGATCGAAGCCACCCGCGAGATCGTCGCCTCGGCCGCCGAAACCAAGGTGCTGGTGCTGACCACGTTCGACCTGGACGAGTACGTGTACCAGGCGCTGCGCGCGGGGGCGTCCGGGTTCCTGCTGAAGGACGCCTCCGCCCGGCAGCTCGCGGACGGCGTCCGGGTCGTCGCCGCGGGCGAGGCGCTGCTGGCCCCGACCGTGACCCGCCGGCTGATCACCGAGTTCTCCCGGATCACCCAGGCGCCGAAAGCGGGGGCCGTGGCCCAGGTCGGTGATCTCACCGAGCGGGAGACGGAGGTCCTCGTACTGATCGCGCAGGGGCTGTCGAACGCGGAGATCGCGGAGCATCTGGTGGTCGCCGAGTCGACGATCAAAACGCACGTCAGCCGGGTACTGGTGAAGCTGGGGCTGCGGGACCGGACCCAGGCCGCTGTATTCGCCTACGAGGCCCGGCTCGTCACGCCTTCATAG
- a CDS encoding adenylosuccinate synthase, with the protein MPALVLLGAQWGDEGKGKATDLLGGSVDYVVRYQGGNNAGHTVVVGDQKYALHLLPSGILSPGCTPVIGNGVVVDPAVLLSELSGLNDRGIDTSKLLISGNAHLITPYNVTLDKVTERFLGTRKIGTTGRGIGPTYADKINRVGIRVQDLYDESILTQKVEAALEAKNQLLAKVFNRRAIESERIVEEMLQYADRIRPYVADTTLILNNAIDEGKVVLFEGGQGTLLDVDHGTYPFVTSSNPTAGGACTGAGVGPTKISRVIGILKAYTTRVGAGPFPTELFDEDGEALRRIGGERGVTTGRDRRCGWFDAVIARYATRVNGLTDFFLTKLDVLTGWEQIPVCVAYEIDGKRVEELPYSQTDFHHAKPVYEMLPGWSEDITKAKTFADLPKNAQAYVKALEEMSGAPISAIGVGPGRTETIEINSFL; encoded by the coding sequence GTGCCCGCACTTGTGCTGCTCGGTGCTCAGTGGGGTGACGAGGGCAAGGGGAAGGCCACCGACCTCCTCGGTGGATCCGTCGACTATGTGGTGCGTTACCAGGGCGGCAACAATGCCGGCCACACGGTCGTCGTCGGCGACCAGAAGTACGCACTGCACCTCCTCCCCTCCGGGATCCTCTCACCGGGGTGCACCCCGGTGATCGGCAACGGCGTGGTGGTCGACCCGGCCGTCCTTCTTTCCGAGCTGAGCGGGCTCAACGATCGGGGCATCGACACCTCGAAGCTCCTGATCAGCGGAAACGCCCATCTGATCACCCCGTACAACGTCACGCTGGACAAGGTGACGGAACGGTTCCTCGGAACGCGCAAGATCGGCACCACGGGCCGTGGCATCGGCCCGACCTACGCCGACAAGATCAACCGTGTGGGCATCCGGGTCCAGGACCTCTACGACGAGTCGATCCTGACCCAGAAGGTCGAGGCGGCGCTGGAGGCGAAGAACCAGCTCCTCGCCAAGGTCTTCAACCGCCGGGCCATCGAGTCCGAGCGGATCGTCGAGGAGATGCTCCAGTACGCGGACCGGATCCGGCCGTACGTCGCGGACACCACGCTGATCCTGAACAACGCCATCGACGAGGGCAAGGTCGTGCTCTTCGAGGGCGGCCAGGGCACCCTGCTGGACGTCGACCACGGCACGTACCCCTTCGTCACCTCGTCGAACCCGACGGCGGGCGGCGCGTGCACGGGTGCGGGCGTCGGCCCCACCAAGATCAGCCGGGTCATCGGCATCCTCAAGGCGTACACGACCCGCGTCGGTGCCGGCCCGTTCCCGACGGAGCTGTTCGACGAGGACGGCGAGGCGCTGCGCCGTATCGGCGGCGAGCGGGGTGTGACCACCGGCCGTGACCGCCGCTGCGGCTGGTTCGACGCGGTGATCGCCCGTTACGCGACCCGGGTCAACGGCCTGACGGACTTCTTCCTCACCAAGCTGGACGTCCTCACCGGCTGGGAGCAGATCCCGGTCTGCGTCGCGTACGAGATCGACGGCAAGCGGGTCGAGGAGCTGCCGTACTCGCAGACCGACTTCCACCACGCCAAGCCGGTCTACGAGATGCTGCCGGGCTGGTCGGAGGACATCACCAAGGCCAAGACCTTCGCCGATCTGCCGAAGAACGCGCAGGCGTACGTGAAGGCGCTGGAGGAGATGTCGGGCGCGCCGATCTCGGCGATCGGTGTCGGTCCCGGCCGTACCGAGACCATCGAGATCAACTCCTTCCTCTGA